A genome region from Streptomyces sp. S4.7 includes the following:
- a CDS encoding GNAT family N-acyltransferase produces MSASPAVVPATLPTQLPLPAAVPDQRYLVSLARDQEDVRAAQRLRHTVFAGEMGALLDGPEPGLDGDDFDAHCDHLLVRDAATGEVVGTYRLLPPQGARAAGRLYSESEFDLRRLDHIRDDLVEVGRSCVHPLHRNGAVIALIWAGLARYMTRTGHNWMAGCCSLPLGDGGSLASATWNTVRDRNLAPEEYWVTPHRLWTPDSATVPAARAELPALLRGYLRLGAWVCGAPAHDPEFGVADLYVLLSLRRTNPRYLRHFLSLAPAR; encoded by the coding sequence ATGTCCGCCTCACCCGCCGTCGTCCCCGCCACCCTTCCCACCCAGCTCCCTCTCCCCGCGGCCGTCCCCGACCAGCGCTACCTCGTCTCCCTCGCCCGTGACCAGGAGGACGTACGCGCCGCCCAGCGCCTGCGCCACACGGTCTTCGCCGGTGAGATGGGCGCCCTGCTCGACGGACCCGAACCCGGCCTCGACGGCGACGACTTCGACGCCCACTGCGACCACCTGCTGGTGCGCGACGCCGCGACCGGCGAGGTCGTGGGCACGTACCGGCTGCTGCCGCCGCAGGGCGCCCGTGCCGCCGGACGGCTCTACTCCGAGAGCGAGTTCGACCTCCGGCGGCTCGACCACATACGCGACGACCTCGTGGAGGTCGGCCGCTCCTGCGTCCACCCCCTGCACCGCAACGGCGCCGTCATCGCCCTGATCTGGGCCGGGCTCGCCCGCTACATGACCCGCACCGGCCACAACTGGATGGCCGGCTGCTGCTCCCTCCCGCTGGGCGACGGCGGCTCCCTCGCCTCGGCGACCTGGAACACCGTCAGGGACCGCAACCTCGCACCGGAGGAGTACTGGGTCACCCCGCACCGCCTCTGGACCCCGGACAGCGCCACCGTCCCGGCCGCACGCGCCGAACTCCCCGCGCTGCTCCGCGGCTATCTGCGGCTCGGTGCCTGGGTCTGCGGCGCGCCCGCGCACGATCCGGAGTTCGGCGTCGCCGACCTGTACGTCCTGCTGTCGCTGCGCCGCACCAACCCCCGCTATCTGCGGCACTTCCTCTCGCTCGCCCCGGCGCGATGA
- a CDS encoding extracellular solute-binding protein, translating to MKNRFLVGSAVFASSVALVGCGMLPGGDDKVITIWLMKDSVSAAYLDRFTEAYEKENPSVELEVQIQEWTGIGKKVMAALESDDSPDIIEVGNTQVAQYAESNGLRDLTLESVRDLGSEDWLPGLAEPGSINGSQFGIPWYAANRVVIYNKDLFAEAGIEELPKTRAEWLDITAQLDQGDQQGIYLAGQDWYTLSGFIWDENGELAVESGGEWEGRLDTPEAIRGMKFYKELQALGDGPKDSDEVKPEQEGEFAKGDIAQIIDTPNSAVQIEEKNPDLKGKLGFFPVPGKSAEAPGAVFTGGSDLIVPKNSSHRSAAVEVVKALAGEKWQTDLAKTMSYVPNKTTLADVIEGQEATAAMAVGAAEGRATPNSPKWANVELDNPIKPYMTAVLQGEDPKTAAAAADARISAALR from the coding sequence GTGAAAAACCGCTTCCTTGTCGGTTCCGCCGTGTTCGCGTCCTCCGTAGCACTCGTGGGATGCGGGATGCTCCCCGGCGGCGACGACAAGGTCATCACCATCTGGCTCATGAAGGACAGCGTCTCCGCCGCGTACCTGGACCGGTTCACCGAGGCGTACGAGAAGGAGAACCCCTCGGTCGAGCTGGAGGTCCAGATCCAGGAGTGGACCGGGATCGGCAAGAAGGTGATGGCCGCGCTGGAGTCCGACGACTCGCCGGACATCATCGAGGTCGGCAACACCCAGGTCGCGCAGTACGCGGAGAGCAACGGCCTGCGGGACCTCACGCTGGAGTCCGTACGGGACCTGGGGAGCGAGGACTGGCTGCCGGGCCTCGCCGAGCCGGGAAGCATCAACGGCTCGCAGTTCGGCATACCTTGGTACGCGGCCAACCGCGTCGTCATCTACAACAAGGACCTCTTCGCGGAGGCAGGCATCGAGGAACTGCCCAAGACCCGCGCCGAGTGGCTGGACATCACGGCCCAGCTCGACCAGGGGGACCAGCAGGGCATCTATCTGGCCGGTCAGGACTGGTACACCCTCTCCGGCTTCATCTGGGACGAGAACGGTGAACTGGCGGTCGAGTCGGGCGGTGAGTGGGAAGGCAGGCTCGACACCCCCGAGGCGATCAGGGGCATGAAGTTCTACAAGGAGCTACAGGCGCTCGGCGACGGCCCGAAGGACTCCGACGAGGTCAAGCCGGAGCAGGAGGGCGAGTTCGCGAAGGGCGACATCGCGCAGATCATCGACACCCCCAACTCCGCGGTCCAGATCGAGGAGAAGAACCCGGACCTCAAGGGCAAGCTCGGCTTCTTCCCGGTCCCCGGCAAGAGCGCCGAGGCACCCGGCGCCGTCTTCACCGGCGGCTCCGACCTCATCGTCCCCAAGAACTCCTCGCACCGGTCGGCGGCGGTCGAGGTGGTCAAGGCGCTCGCGGGCGAGAAGTGGCAGACGGATCTCGCCAAGACGATGAGCTACGTGCCGAACAAGACGACGCTCGCGGACGTCATCGAGGGCCAGGAGGCCACGGCCGCGATGGCGGTCGGCGCGGCCGAGGGCCGCGCGACGCCCAACTCGCCGAAGTGGGCCAACGTCGAGCTGGACAATCCGATCAAGCCGTACATGACGGCCGTTCTCCAGGGTGAGGACCCGAAGACCGCCGCGGCGGCGGCGGACGCGAGGATCTCGGCGGCGCTGCGGTAG
- a CDS encoding MsnO8 family LLM class oxidoreductase produces MSSVIANTPFSVLDRSRTREGRDAPEALRDTVRLARRLEALGYHRFWVSEHHSVPGVAGSAPTVLAAAVAAATSTIRVGTGGVMLPNHRPFVVAEQFGVLESLFPGRIDMGIGRSVGFTDGIRRALGKDKRAVRNPEDFAGQIEELLGWFTGDQGLYPQVHALPAEGLRPEPFVLAVGEGADVAAAAGLPMVVGDLRGRERMLRAVERYRDGFRPSVWSDRPHVVVAGTVAVAASEDEARRLLIPEAWSMAHSRAGGVFPPLAPAERIESLTMTAKEREFYESGLRGHVQGTEEQVAEALESVIRESAADEVLVTTSTYDRDALLNSFTRLARIAGLGAGTGS; encoded by the coding sequence GTGAGCTCAGTGATCGCGAACACCCCGTTCTCCGTACTCGACCGCTCCCGCACCCGTGAGGGCCGGGACGCCCCTGAGGCACTGCGTGACACCGTGCGTCTCGCGCGGCGGCTGGAAGCGCTCGGCTACCACCGGTTCTGGGTCTCCGAGCACCACAGCGTGCCCGGTGTCGCGGGCTCGGCGCCCACGGTCCTCGCGGCGGCCGTCGCCGCCGCGACCTCCACGATCCGCGTCGGTACGGGCGGGGTGATGCTGCCCAACCACCGGCCGTTCGTCGTGGCCGAGCAGTTCGGGGTGCTGGAGTCGCTGTTCCCCGGCCGGATCGACATGGGCATCGGCCGCTCGGTCGGCTTCACGGACGGCATCCGCCGGGCGCTCGGCAAGGACAAGCGAGCCGTCCGGAACCCCGAGGACTTCGCCGGACAGATCGAGGAACTGCTCGGCTGGTTCACCGGCGACCAGGGGCTCTACCCGCAGGTCCACGCCCTGCCCGCCGAGGGCCTGCGGCCCGAGCCGTTCGTCCTGGCCGTGGGCGAGGGCGCGGACGTCGCGGCGGCGGCCGGCCTGCCCATGGTCGTGGGCGACCTGCGCGGCCGCGAGCGCATGCTGCGGGCCGTGGAGCGCTACCGGGACGGCTTCCGCCCGTCCGTCTGGTCGGACCGGCCGCACGTGGTCGTCGCGGGAACGGTGGCGGTCGCCGCGAGCGAGGACGAGGCGCGGCGGCTGCTGATACCCGAAGCGTGGTCGATGGCCCACTCCCGCGCCGGTGGTGTCTTCCCGCCCCTCGCGCCGGCCGAGCGGATCGAGTCGCTGACGATGACCGCGAAGGAGCGGGAGTTCTACGAGTCGGGGCTGCGCGGCCATGTCCAGGGCACCGAGGAACAGGTCGCCGAGGCCCTGGAGTCGGTGATCAGGGAGAGCGCCGCCGACGAGGTACTGGTGACGACCAGTACGTACGACCGCGACGCCCTCCTGAACTCGTTCACCCGCCTGGCACGGATCGCGGGTCTCGGTGCGGGCACCGGGAGTTGA
- a CDS encoding dodecin yields the protein MTNHTYRVTEIYGTSEAGVDEAIRNGIGRASQTLRGLDWFEVTQVRGHIVDGRIEHYQVGLKVGFRLEDGDTAG from the coding sequence ATGACCAACCACACCTACCGGGTCACCGAGATCTACGGCACCTCCGAGGCGGGCGTCGACGAGGCGATCCGCAACGGAATCGGCCGGGCGTCCCAGACCCTCCGCGGGCTGGACTGGTTCGAGGTGACGCAGGTCCGCGGCCATATCGTCGACGGTCGGATCGAGCACTACCAGGTCGGGCTCAAGGTCGGCTTCCGCCTGGAGGACGGCGACACGGCGGGCTGA
- a CDS encoding fumarate reductase/succinate dehydrogenase flavoprotein subunit, with amino-acid sequence MDDLLPSTYTDYTTGEPLADTKAPDGPVAERWDTRRFEAKLVNPANRRKHTVIVVGTGLAGGAAGATLAEQGYHVVQFCYQDSPRRAHSIAAQGGINAAKNYRNDGDSIHRLFYDTVKGGDFRARESNVHRLAQISVEIIDQCVAQGVPFAREYGGLLDTRSFGGVQVSRTFYARGQTGQQLLLGAYQALSRQIAAGTVEMHPRTEMLDLIVVDGRARGIVARDLISGKVSTYFADAVVLASGGYGNVFYLSTNAKNSNATAVWRAHRRGAHFANPCFTQIHPTCIPRSGDHQSKLTLMSESLRNDGRIWVPKAHGDTRPPAEIPEDERDYYLERIYPSFGNLVPRDIASRAAKNVCDEGRGVGPGGQGVYLDFADAIRRLGRKAVEEKYGNLFEMYERITAEDPYQVPMRIYPAIHYTMGGLWVDYDLQTTVPGLFAIGEANFSDHGANRLGASALMQGLADGYFVLPSTINDYLARNPHQDEIGDAHPVVAEAVAETEDRLRLLLAVDGDRTPDSFHREIGELLWEHCGMARSEIGLRKALDRIPQIREEFWRRIKVPGTGEELNQSLEKANRIVDYLELAELMCLDALHRAESCGGHFREESQTDGGEAERHDDAFSYAAAWEFTATGAAPVLHKEDLVFEYVHPTQRSYA; translated from the coding sequence ATGGACGACCTCCTCCCGTCCACGTACACCGACTACACGACCGGCGAACCCCTCGCCGACACCAAGGCCCCGGACGGGCCCGTCGCCGAACGCTGGGACACCCGGCGCTTCGAGGCCAAACTGGTCAACCCGGCCAACCGCCGCAAGCACACCGTCATCGTCGTCGGTACGGGACTCGCAGGCGGCGCCGCCGGCGCGACGCTCGCCGAACAGGGCTACCACGTCGTCCAGTTCTGCTACCAGGACTCCCCGCGCCGCGCCCACTCCATCGCCGCCCAGGGCGGCATCAACGCCGCCAAGAACTACCGCAACGACGGCGACTCCATCCACCGCCTCTTCTACGACACCGTCAAGGGCGGCGACTTCAGGGCCCGCGAGTCCAACGTCCACCGGCTCGCCCAGATCTCCGTCGAGATCATCGACCAGTGCGTCGCCCAGGGCGTGCCCTTCGCCCGCGAGTACGGCGGCCTCCTCGACACCCGTTCCTTCGGCGGCGTCCAGGTCTCCCGCACCTTCTACGCCCGCGGCCAGACCGGTCAGCAACTGCTGCTCGGCGCCTACCAGGCACTGTCCCGGCAGATCGCCGCGGGCACCGTCGAGATGCACCCGCGGACCGAGATGCTCGACCTGATCGTCGTCGACGGCCGGGCCCGCGGCATCGTCGCCCGCGACCTGATCTCCGGCAAGGTCTCGACCTACTTCGCCGACGCCGTCGTCCTCGCGTCCGGCGGCTACGGCAACGTCTTCTACCTGTCGACCAACGCCAAGAACAGCAACGCCACCGCCGTCTGGCGCGCCCACCGGCGCGGCGCGCACTTCGCCAACCCCTGCTTCACCCAGATCCACCCCACCTGCATCCCGCGCTCCGGCGACCACCAGTCCAAGCTCACCCTCATGAGCGAGTCGCTGCGCAACGACGGCCGCATCTGGGTACCGAAGGCACACGGCGACACCCGCCCGCCCGCCGAGATCCCCGAGGACGAGCGCGACTACTACCTGGAGCGGATCTACCCCTCCTTCGGCAACCTCGTCCCGCGCGACATCGCCTCCCGCGCCGCGAAGAACGTGTGCGACGAGGGCCGTGGCGTCGGCCCCGGCGGCCAGGGCGTCTACCTCGACTTCGCCGACGCGATCCGCCGGCTCGGCCGCAAGGCGGTCGAGGAGAAGTACGGCAACCTCTTCGAGATGTACGAGCGCATCACCGCCGAGGACCCGTACCAGGTGCCGATGCGCATCTACCCCGCGATCCACTACACGATGGGCGGACTCTGGGTCGACTACGACCTCCAGACCACCGTGCCCGGACTGTTCGCGATCGGCGAGGCCAACTTCTCCGACCACGGCGCCAACCGGCTCGGCGCGTCCGCCCTGATGCAGGGCCTCGCCGACGGTTACTTCGTGCTGCCCTCGACCATCAACGACTACCTGGCCCGCAACCCGCACCAGGACGAGATCGGCGACGCACACCCGGTGGTCGCCGAGGCCGTCGCCGAGACCGAGGACCGGCTGCGGCTGCTGCTCGCCGTCGACGGCGACCGCACCCCCGACTCATTCCACCGCGAGATCGGCGAACTGCTCTGGGAACACTGCGGAATGGCCCGCAGCGAGATCGGACTGCGCAAGGCGCTCGACCGCATCCCGCAGATCCGCGAGGAGTTCTGGCGCCGCATCAAGGTGCCGGGCACCGGCGAGGAGCTCAACCAGTCGCTGGAGAAGGCCAACCGCATCGTCGACTACCTGGAACTCGCCGAGCTGATGTGCCTCGACGCGCTGCACCGCGCCGAGTCCTGCGGCGGCCACTTCCGCGAGGAGTCCCAGACCGACGGCGGCGAGGCCGAACGGCACGACGACGCCTTCTCGTACGCGGCGGCCTGGGAGTTCACCGCCACCGGCGCCGCGCCCGTTTTGCACAAGGAAGACCTCGTCTTCGAGTACGTCCACCCCACCCAGCGGAGCTACGCATGA
- a CDS encoding succinate dehydrogenase/fumarate reductase iron-sulfur subunit — MRLTLRVWRQSAADATGAMVTYDIDGISEDMSFLEMLDTLNERLILEGDDPVAFDHDCREGICGACGVVINGDAHGPERTTTCQLHMRHFTDGDTIDVEPWRAGAFPVVKDLVVDRSAFDRIIGAGGYISAPTGSAPEAHATPVPKADADFAFEHAECIGCGACVAACPNGSAMLFTSAKVNHLNVLPQGAPERESRVLDMVATMDEEGFGGCTLAGECATACPKGIPLPSITAMNKEWLRATRKVAR; from the coding sequence ATGAGGCTCACCCTGCGCGTCTGGCGGCAGAGCGCCGCCGACGCCACCGGCGCCATGGTCACGTACGACATCGACGGCATCTCCGAGGACATGTCGTTCCTGGAGATGCTCGACACGCTCAACGAGCGGCTGATCCTCGAAGGCGACGACCCCGTCGCCTTCGACCACGACTGCCGCGAAGGCATCTGCGGCGCCTGCGGCGTCGTCATCAACGGCGACGCCCACGGCCCGGAACGCACCACCACCTGCCAGCTCCACATGCGCCACTTCACCGACGGCGACACGATCGACGTCGAGCCGTGGCGGGCCGGGGCGTTCCCCGTCGTCAAGGACCTGGTCGTGGACCGGTCGGCCTTCGACCGGATCATCGGCGCCGGTGGCTACATCAGCGCCCCCACCGGCTCGGCCCCCGAGGCCCACGCCACCCCCGTGCCCAAGGCGGACGCCGACTTCGCGTTCGAGCACGCCGAGTGCATCGGCTGCGGCGCGTGCGTGGCCGCGTGCCCCAACGGCTCGGCGATGCTCTTCACCTCGGCCAAGGTGAATCACCTCAACGTGCTGCCCCAGGGCGCGCCGGAGCGCGAGAGCCGCGTCCTGGACATGGTCGCGACCATGGACGAGGAGGGCTTCGGCGGCTGCACCCTGGCCGGCGAGTGTGCGACGGCCTGCCCCAAGGGCATCCCGCTCCCGTCGATCACGGCGATGAACAAGGAGTGGCTGCGGGCGACCCGCAAGGTCGCGCGGTAG
- a CDS encoding succinate dehydrogenase cytochrome b subunit, producing the protein MLGTLWGSTVGKKAVMAVSGLILLGYLVAHLLGNLKIFFGPGEFNAYGHWLRTMGAPVLHHEWALWIVRVVLLAAVVLHGVCAYQLSRRDIAARPTAYVHKRRRASYATRTMRWGGIILALFIVWHLLDLTTLTVNENAQPGHPYENVVATFSTWYGNVIYITAMLAVGMHVRHGFWSAAQTLGMGSATRDRVLKIMANGLALVLTVGFISLPVGVMTGVVS; encoded by the coding sequence GTGCTCGGCACCCTCTGGGGCTCCACGGTCGGCAAGAAGGCCGTCATGGCCGTCAGCGGCCTGATCCTGCTCGGCTACCTCGTCGCGCATCTGCTGGGCAACCTGAAGATCTTCTTCGGCCCCGGTGAGTTCAACGCGTACGGACACTGGCTGCGGACCATGGGCGCGCCCGTCCTGCACCACGAATGGGCCCTGTGGATCGTGCGCGTCGTGCTGCTCGCCGCCGTCGTCCTGCACGGCGTCTGCGCGTACCAGCTCAGCCGCCGCGACATCGCCGCCCGCCCCACCGCCTACGTGCACAAGCGCCGCCGCGCCAGCTACGCCACGCGCACCATGCGCTGGGGCGGGATCATCCTGGCGCTGTTCATCGTCTGGCACCTGCTGGACCTCACGACGCTCACCGTCAACGAGAACGCCCAGCCGGGCCACCCGTACGAGAACGTCGTCGCCACCTTCTCCACCTGGTACGGCAACGTCATCTACATCACCGCGATGCTCGCCGTCGGCATGCACGTCCGGCACGGCTTCTGGAGCGCCGCACAGACCCTCGGCATGGGCAGCGCCACCCGTGACCGCGTACTGAAGATCATGGCCAACGGCCTCGCGCTGGTGCTGACCGTCGGCTTCATCTCCCTGCCCGTAGGCGTCATGACCGGAGTGGTGAGCTGA